One window from the genome of Brachyspira hampsonii encodes:
- the bamA gene encoding outer membrane protein assembly factor BamA, whose translation MNFIKKNCIILFSFLLIAVSLLISAESDFENLQTARNIAVYEGLTINRIDVTGEVRITKEQIINNFPIKAGNKFQRTQINEAIKKLFDSQLFDRVAIDANREGDGVVLNIIVAERFIIKDIEYIGNKRLSRTALNDAVKPIMKAGDPYIPQKLNDAVNAIITNYQDKGYLKAYVEPKVIENKDNSDVLIQMNIVEGNEVKVAHIRFHGNTHFTDNELKRQMSTKENGFMSLGKFNEFTFDGDKDKIVKYYADRGYYRAKVDNVKFTYQWRNPEIKNEQDLIIDVYLTEGDKYYFGDIGFKGNFIIPSDNIEKDIKSKKGALYNYSYHMADYQGIQNKYSERGYIFRQVIPVITVNEENKIVNIMYDIVENDKVHIENITISGNTKTKDFVIERYIDIKPGEVFNTAKIQRVQERLYNTQFFDNINLGVKPGSAEGLMELSLNVTEGRTAMISGGGGFSTGSGFKVFASIRENNFLGRGLQLGLSGELGQQQKRIAVNFAEPYLLNLPIYFGLDLSYFNEGVNTGYEIGTDQFGIPKYSYYTRHGFEGIVRLGYYFADYYSTFITFDTIVQQYQQWHDQGASDAGPNYVLSDVKKYLTHRVNKKDGSFERWESDWFTTFIVSYSLLRDSRNDYLNPTRGSFLRGMVDFYFGHTQLMRLSATGFLAIPATDWLSFAFYGELGQIIATPGLSLKNDADVLYYLNPFEDVRGWDTSKYTIFKKNRGLSTYDMKGENNSTDSWSYGRAKVRFFAELRIPIVPKTLGFVTFFDAGQLWMPGSTGWNQDGDAHTYPSQFMKIEDMFDPSQYIYSVGFGFRLTIPIFNIRFYIAKRFVYNKNDVGFGKGLQDFEGDTFTPLGAWLGRGWGIAFTMNHPFY comes from the coding sequence GTGAATTTTATTAAGAAAAATTGTATTATTCTATTTTCATTTCTTTTAATTGCTGTATCTTTATTGATATCTGCAGAAAGCGACTTTGAAAACTTACAAACAGCAAGAAATATAGCTGTATATGAAGGTCTTACAATAAATCGTATAGATGTTACAGGTGAAGTAAGAATTACAAAAGAACAAATAATAAATAATTTTCCTATAAAAGCAGGAAATAAATTCCAAAGAACACAAATAAATGAAGCGATTAAAAAATTATTTGACAGCCAATTATTTGACAGAGTAGCAATAGATGCTAATAGAGAAGGTGATGGAGTAGTTTTAAATATCATAGTAGCAGAAAGATTTATAATAAAAGATATAGAATATATAGGAAATAAAAGATTAAGCAGAACTGCTCTTAATGATGCTGTAAAACCTATAATGAAAGCAGGAGATCCTTATATACCTCAGAAATTAAATGATGCTGTTAATGCTATTATTACTAATTATCAGGATAAAGGATACTTGAAAGCGTATGTTGAGCCTAAAGTAATAGAAAATAAAGATAATTCTGATGTTTTAATACAAATGAACATAGTAGAAGGTAATGAAGTTAAAGTTGCTCATATAAGATTCCATGGAAATACTCATTTTACAGATAATGAATTAAAAAGGCAAATGTCAACTAAAGAAAACGGATTTATGTCACTTGGAAAATTTAATGAGTTTACATTTGACGGCGATAAAGATAAAATTGTTAAATATTATGCCGACAGGGGGTATTACAGAGCTAAAGTTGATAATGTAAAGTTTACATATCAATGGAGAAATCCCGAGATAAAAAATGAGCAGGATTTAATAATAGATGTATATCTTACAGAAGGAGATAAATATTATTTTGGAGATATAGGATTTAAAGGAAACTTTATTATACCTTCTGATAATATAGAAAAAGATATAAAATCAAAAAAAGGAGCATTATATAATTACTCATATCATATGGCAGATTATCAGGGTATACAAAATAAATATTCTGAAAGAGGATATATATTTAGACAAGTTATACCTGTAATTACTGTTAATGAAGAAAACAAAATAGTAAATATAATGTATGATATAGTAGAAAATGATAAAGTACATATAGAAAATATTACTATATCTGGAAATACCAAAACCAAAGATTTTGTTATAGAAAGATATATAGATATAAAACCGGGAGAAGTATTTAACACTGCAAAAATACAAAGAGTACAGGAGAGATTATATAATACTCAATTCTTTGATAATATTAATCTAGGAGTAAAACCGGGTTCTGCTGAAGGACTTATGGAATTAAGTTTGAATGTAACTGAAGGAAGAACAGCTATGATATCCGGAGGAGGCGGTTTCTCTACAGGTTCAGGATTTAAAGTATTCGCTTCTATTAGAGAAAACAATTTCTTAGGAAGAGGTTTACAGTTAGGATTAAGCGGAGAATTGGGACAGCAGCAAAAGCGTATAGCGGTTAATTTTGCTGAACCTTATTTGCTTAATTTGCCTATATATTTCGGTCTTGATTTATCTTATTTTAATGAAGGAGTAAATACCGGATATGAAATAGGTACTGATCAATTTGGTATACCTAAATATTCATATTATACTAGACATGGTTTTGAAGGTATAGTAAGGCTTGGTTATTATTTTGCTGACTATTATTCTACATTTATAACATTTGACACTATAGTACAGCAGTATCAGCAATGGCATGATCAGGGAGCCAGCGATGCAGGTCCTAACTATGTTCTTAGCGATGTAAAAAAATATTTGACCCATAGAGTTAATAAAAAAGATGGTTCATTTGAAAGATGGGAAAGTGATTGGTTTACAACATTTATAGTTTCATATTCCTTACTTAGAGACAGCAGAAATGATTACTTGAACCCTACTAGAGGAAGTTTCTTAAGAGGTATGGTGGATTTCTATTTTGGGCATACACAGCTTATGAGATTAAGTGCTACAGGATTTTTGGCTATACCTGCTACAGATTGGCTTTCATTTGCATTCTATGGCGAATTAGGACAAATAATTGCAACTCCCGGACTTTCTTTGAAAAATGATGCAGATGTACTTTATTATCTTAACCCATTTGAAGATGTACGCGGATGGGATACTTCTAAATACACTATATTTAAGAAAAATAGAGGTCTTTCTACTTACGATATGAAAGGAGAAAATAATTCTACAGATTCTTGGAGTTACGGAAGAGCTAAAGTAAGATTCTTTGCCGAACTTCGTATACCTATTGTTCCTAAAACATTAGGATTTGTTACTTTCTTTGATGCAGGACAATTATGGATGCCGGGAAGTACGGGATGGAATCAGGATGGAGATGCTCATACATATCCTTCTCAATTTATGAAAATTGAAGATATGTTTGATCCTTCTCAATACATATATTCTGTAGGATTCGGATTCAGACTTACAATACCGATATTCAATATAAGATTCTATATTGCTAAGAGATTCGTTTATAACAAAAATGATGTTGGTTTTGGTAAAGGTCTTCAGGACTTTGAAGGAGATACTTTCACACCTCTTGGGGCTTGGCTTGGAAGAGGATGGGGAATTGCATTTACTATGAATCACCCATTCTATTAA
- a CDS encoding PTS sugar transporter subunit IIA, whose product MLKELIKNKIDIVDSIDNWENAIKKGAELLLENKCIEPRYVDCIINNIKETGPYIVLGDGMAMSHARPEDGVLKDGITLLKIKNGVDFDEKNKVFLLFTLAAENNDNHQGLMEEIADLLNESEKIKRIMYDELSDLEIYDIIIQ is encoded by the coding sequence ATGTTAAAAGAACTTATAAAAAACAAAATAGATATAGTTGATAGTATTGATAATTGGGAAAATGCTATAAAAAAAGGAGCTGAGCTTCTTCTCGAAAATAAATGTATAGAACCAAGATATGTTGACTGTATCATAAATAACATAAAAGAAACCGGTCCTTATATTGTGCTTGGAGATGGAATGGCTATGTCTCATGCAAGGCCTGAGGACGGAGTTTTAAAAGATGGAATTACTCTTTTAAAAATTAAAAATGGTGTTGATTTTGATGAAAAAAATAAAGTGTTTTTATTGTTTACATTAGCAGCAGAAAATAATGATAATCATCAGGGATTAATGGAAGAAATTGCCGATTTATTGAATGAAAGTGAAAAAATTAAAAGAATAATGTATGATGAATTAAGTGATTTAGAAATATATGATATTATTATACAATGA
- the ulaG gene encoding L-ascorbate 6-phosphate lactonase, protein MSKIDSVTREGWILDSFPEWGTWLNEEIEEEVVEPNTFAMWWLGCVGIWVKTPGDTNICIDLWCGNGKRTKKTKNMVAGHQMANMAGVRKLQPNLRASPFVIDPFAIKKVDAILSTHYHNDHIDINVAAAVLKNIKEPIPFIGPKYSVEKWIEWGVPADRCKVVKPGDSIKIKDVEILVTDSFDRTCLVTTPPDDLRNIVPEMDTKAVNYVIKTPGGNIYHSGDSHYSIYFAKHGKDFDIDVALAAYGENPVGIADKMTSVDVLRMAEALRCKVVIPIHYDVWTNFMADTREIEVLYAMKKDRLQYKFKPFIWEVGGKYVYPRDKDLVQYHHPRGFEDCFEHEQNIPFRSML, encoded by the coding sequence ATGAGTAAAATTGATTCAGTTACTAGAGAAGGTTGGATACTAGATAGTTTTCCTGAATGGGGAACTTGGCTTAATGAGGAAATAGAGGAAGAAGTTGTAGAACCAAATACATTTGCTATGTGGTGGCTTGGATGTGTTGGTATTTGGGTAAAAACACCAGGAGATACTAATATATGTATAGATCTATGGTGCGGTAATGGAAAAAGAACAAAAAAGACAAAAAATATGGTTGCTGGACACCAAATGGCCAATATGGCTGGAGTAAGAAAATTGCAGCCTAATTTGAGAGCTTCTCCTTTCGTTATAGATCCTTTTGCAATAAAAAAAGTAGATGCTATATTATCTACTCACTATCATAATGATCATATAGATATCAATGTAGCAGCAGCTGTATTGAAAAATATTAAAGAGCCTATACCTTTTATAGGTCCTAAATATTCTGTAGAAAAATGGATAGAATGGGGCGTTCCTGCTGACAGATGTAAAGTTGTAAAACCCGGCGATTCTATAAAAATAAAAGATGTTGAAATATTAGTTACTGATTCATTCGATAGAACTTGTTTAGTTACTACTCCTCCAGATGATTTAAGAAATATTGTACCAGAAATGGATACTAAAGCTGTAAACTATGTTATAAAAACTCCAGGCGGAAATATATATCATAGCGGTGATTCTCATTACTCTATATATTTTGCTAAACATGGTAAAGATTTTGATATTGATGTTGCTTTAGCTGCATACGGTGAAAATCCTGTAGGTATAGCAGATAAAATGACTTCTGTTGATGTTCTTAGAATGGCTGAAGCTTTAAGATGTAAGGTTGTTATACCTATACACTATGATGTATGGACTAATTTCATGGCTGATACTAGGGAAATAGAAGTTCTTTATGCAATGAAAAAAGACAGACTTCAATATAAATTTAAACCTTTTATATGGGAAGTTGGCGGAAAATATGTATATCCTAGAGATAAAGATTTAGTACAATATCATCATCCTAGAGGTTTTGAAGATTGCTTTGAACATGAGCAAAATATTCCATTCCGTTCTATGTTATAA
- a CDS encoding PTS sugar transporter subunit IIA, producing the protein MLKEFLKGNIKIVESVSSWEEALKIGAKSLVDNGNIEEKYVQAIIDNVYQYGPYIVLSDGVAMPHSRPENGVLKKGMSFLKVKNGVDFYQTDEKVYLFFTLAAENADGHQDAIAELAEFLGDDEKLEKMIKEDLTEEEILSLL; encoded by the coding sequence ATGTTAAAAGAGTTTTTAAAAGGCAATATTAAAATAGTAGAAAGTGTTTCAAGTTGGGAAGAAGCCTTAAAAATAGGAGCAAAGTCTCTAGTTGATAATGGTAATATAGAGGAAAAATATGTTCAAGCAATAATAGATAATGTATATCAATACGGACCTTATATAGTTCTTTCAGATGGTGTTGCAATGCCGCACTCAAGACCTGAAAATGGTGTTTTAAAAAAAGGAATGAGTTTTTTAAAGGTAAAAAATGGTGTAGATTTTTATCAAACAGATGAGAAAGTATATTTATTTTTTACATTAGCAGCAGAAAATGCAGATGGGCATCAGGATGCAATAGCTGAGCTTGCTGAATTTTTGGGTGATGATGAAAAATTAGAAAAAATGATAAAAGAAGACCTTACTGAGGAAGAAATTTTATCATTATTATAA